One part of the Candidatus Lernaella stagnicola genome encodes these proteins:
- a CDS encoding MlaD family protein, whose product MVGESKTRSRWFLIAAFVLILSAACAGCDGNLFAPKPAVVYVSFDDLDGLQQEAVVFFEGRQVGKVAAIQGLANGGARVTLSIPATQAAGICANPVVAIKKPGFLAGNEAKPEVHMMCRYASGKALATGQSLHGVSWFRYRVVSTSRSVKDGLTDLVEEVDQLTDDLDEFVASKDFEYVLDSVAVATRKIEMATVEQKEKLAKQTLPKLERQIEAARQHYEKLGEVKKARELDHALEALRQKSAP is encoded by the coding sequence ATGGTTGGAGAATCGAAAACTCGAAGTCGTTGGTTTTTGATCGCCGCGTTCGTGCTGATCCTGAGCGCGGCATGCGCCGGTTGCGATGGGAATCTGTTCGCTCCCAAACCGGCCGTCGTCTACGTGTCGTTCGACGACCTCGACGGGCTGCAACAAGAAGCCGTCGTCTTTTTCGAGGGGCGGCAAGTCGGCAAGGTCGCCGCGATCCAAGGCCTCGCCAACGGCGGCGCGCGGGTGACGCTGTCGATCCCGGCCACTCAAGCCGCGGGCATTTGCGCAAACCCCGTGGTCGCCATCAAAAAGCCGGGATTTTTAGCCGGGAATGAAGCGAAACCGGAAGTACACATGATGTGCCGTTATGCGTCGGGCAAAGCCCTGGCGACCGGGCAGTCGTTGCATGGCGTCTCGTGGTTCCGCTACCGGGTGGTGAGCACCAGCCGCTCGGTAAAAGACGGACTAACCGACCTCGTGGAGGAAGTCGACCAACTCACCGACGACCTGGATGAATTCGTGGCGTCGAAGGATTTCGAATACGTGCTGGATTCCGTTGCGGTCGCGACGCGAAAAATCGAGATGGCCACCGTCGAGCAAAAAGAAAAGCTCGCGAAACAAACGCTGCCGAAATTGGAGCGCCAAATTGAAGCAGCCCGGCAGCACTACGAAAAACTCGGCGAGGTCAAAAAAGCGCGCGAATTGGACCACGCCCTGGAAGCGTTGCGACAGAAGTCCGCACCCTGA
- a CDS encoding electron transfer flavoprotein subunit alpha/FixB family protein — protein sequence MKRIIVGVEHLDGEITPISFESAACAVRLSSLLDVLPLAVIVGVDIDELASRFAERTGLDVVAVHCPAGRTLTAAALSNVVNSLETVCVCLPQTVVGGQIAPMLAVVLDGDCITGVEDFTREGARLLVRRASHNAKIAEWAAVRDYPLVVTVAQGAFSFAKGDTVRSGSVTHLDFDIGDERITYRGVAVAEATDTELAEAEIIFAAGRGIGARENLAVVEQLAGRFAGGAVAGSRPVCDAGWLPYRRQVGQTGAAVRPRTYVACGVSGATQHVQGMREAEFVVAINKDEHAPIFQHANVGVVEDVKAFLPVLLSLLREAD from the coding sequence ATGAAAAGAATCATCGTCGGCGTTGAGCATTTGGACGGGGAAATCACGCCGATTTCCTTCGAGTCGGCCGCGTGCGCCGTGCGTTTGAGTTCCTTGCTCGATGTCTTGCCCCTGGCGGTAATCGTCGGAGTGGACATCGACGAACTCGCGTCACGCTTCGCCGAACGAACCGGTTTGGATGTCGTCGCGGTGCATTGCCCGGCCGGGCGCACACTGACGGCGGCGGCGTTATCGAACGTGGTGAATTCGCTCGAAACGGTTTGCGTGTGCCTACCTCAAACAGTGGTGGGCGGGCAAATCGCGCCCATGCTGGCCGTGGTGCTAGACGGCGACTGCATCACCGGCGTTGAGGACTTCACGCGCGAAGGCGCGCGACTTTTGGTTCGCCGCGCGTCGCACAACGCGAAGATTGCGGAGTGGGCCGCCGTGCGCGACTACCCGCTGGTCGTGACGGTGGCGCAGGGCGCGTTTTCCTTTGCGAAAGGCGACACGGTGCGTAGCGGCAGCGTCACGCATCTTGATTTCGATATCGGCGACGAGCGAATTACCTATCGAGGTGTCGCTGTGGCCGAGGCGACCGACACCGAACTGGCCGAAGCGGAGATCATCTTTGCCGCGGGGCGGGGGATCGGCGCGCGGGAGAATCTGGCCGTGGTGGAGCAACTGGCCGGGCGTTTCGCGGGCGGCGCCGTGGCCGGTTCGCGGCCGGTATGCGATGCGGGGTGGCTACCCTATCGGCGGCAGGTCGGCCAGACGGGCGCTGCGGTGCGGCCGAGAACGTACGTCGCTTGCGGCGTGTCGGGAGCCACGCAGCACGTGCAAGGTATGCGGGAGGCAGAGTTCGTGGTGGCGATCAACAAGGACGAGCACGCGCCGATTTTCCAGCATGCGAACGTGGGCGTCGTGGAGGACGTCAAGGCATTTCTGCCGGTATTGCTGTCGTTGCTGCGCGAGGCGGACTAA
- a CDS encoding transposase has translation MARIARIVAVEHPHHVIQRGNRRQSTFFCDEDYESYLDLMAGWCTKHAVEIWGYCLMSNHVDLIAVPTRTEESLRLAIGEGHRRYTRRIKFREGWRGHLWQERFHSYPMDEYPLLAAARYVKQNPVRAGMLEKAGDYPWSSAAAHLAGRDDRLVLVKPLLEMIDD, from the coding sequence ATGGCACGCATTGCTCGAATCGTGGCGGTCGAGCATCCACATCATGTGATTCAACGAGGGAATCGTCGGCAGTCGACGTTTTTCTGCGATGAGGACTATGAATCCTATCTCGATCTCATGGCCGGGTGGTGCACGAAACACGCCGTCGAAATATGGGGCTATTGCCTGATGAGCAATCATGTCGATCTGATTGCCGTGCCGACGAGGACCGAGGAAAGCTTGCGACTGGCCATTGGCGAGGGCCACCGCAGGTACACCCGGAGGATTAAATTCCGGGAGGGATGGCGGGGCCATTTGTGGCAGGAGCGGTTCCATTCATATCCCATGGATGAATATCCTTTACTCGCGGCCGCCCGGTACGTGAAACAAAACCCGGTTCGTGCGGGGATGTTGGAAAAGGCTGGCGACTACCCGTGGAGCAGCGCTGCGGCGCACCTGGCCGGGCGGGACGATCGTCTGGTTCTGGTCAAGCCACTGCTTGAAATGATCGATGATTAA
- a CDS encoding phycobilisome rod-core linker polypeptide: protein MAETNGNQIIRHEDLAVINNAESRDVFVAYPYSLENLHDYRNTYLRLKSNFHANFIFADNEHTGEMLLQKIAAQIKASRMALFDVSMWNANVILELGIAMGLDIPTYIFFNPAYTPHQSIPSDIDGIDRKVYSNIDELSIAVSAVLERHLAVDDDYIIKNAYIQIKHKKLEDQDMTKYREIYANIGSVPRELIRLLGNEKDSWLPLIEQQEFEELARQFYLRFLAREPENHSVVQGRAFQLESEWEKHGEISRNVDDYVNSQEYSNRFGDRIVPYNE from the coding sequence ATGGCTGAAACAAACGGAAATCAGATTATTCGTCACGAGGATTTAGCTGTCATCAATAATGCCGAATCGCGAGATGTTTTCGTAGCCTATCCATACTCTTTGGAAAACCTCCATGATTATAGGAACACTTACCTCAGATTGAAGTCAAATTTTCATGCTAACTTTATCTTCGCTGATAATGAGCATACAGGGGAAATGCTTTTACAAAAAATCGCTGCTCAGATTAAAGCATCCAGGATGGCCCTTTTCGACGTAAGCATGTGGAACGCTAATGTTATTCTGGAATTAGGCATAGCAATGGGCCTTGACATTCCTACCTATATCTTTTTTAATCCGGCCTACACTCCCCATCAGTCTATTCCAAGCGATATTGATGGCATAGACAGAAAAGTATACTCAAATATAGATGAATTATCTATAGCTGTATCTGCAGTTCTTGAAAGGCATTTGGCTGTCGACGATGATTATATTATTAAAAATGCTTATATTCAAATAAAGCATAAAAAATTAGAAGACCAAGACATGACAAAATACAGAGAAATTTATGCGAACATTGGCAGTGTGCCACGAGAATTAATTCGTTTGCTAGGAAACGAAAAAGATTCTTGGCTTCCACTTATTGAACAACAAGAATTTGAGGAACTTGCGCGGCAATTTTATTTAAGATTTTTAGCAAGAGAACCTGAGAACCATTCTGTGGTTCAAGGTAGGGCCTTTCAATTGGAAAGTGAGTGGGAGAAACACGGTGAGATTTCTCGGAATGTTGATGACTATGTGAATTCCCAGGAGTATTCGAATCGATTTGGCGATAGAATTGTTCCTTACAATGAATGA
- a CDS encoding electron transfer flavoprotein subunit beta/FixA family protein gives MNILVCVKQIVDVDAQLRIDANGRELATDPHTEYRLNRYDEYAVEAALRLREAAGRGSVAVASVGPPRVVQVLRRAMGMGADRGFHIAADANLDARSIAACLAELCRRERFDLVLAGVMSEDAMQSAVGPMIAALLDYPCVTNVVDMGLDEECDAAVTREVEGGRREIFALRFPALVTVQSGPNKPRYPKLSLMLRANQSEVAELSAVELDAGCRERAITKMEFPQQHRQTRFLAGDTSAKAAELARLLRERHYFATDKR, from the coding sequence ATGAACATTCTCGTGTGCGTCAAGCAAATCGTCGATGTCGATGCGCAACTGCGAATCGATGCGAACGGTCGGGAATTGGCGACGGATCCGCACACCGAGTACCGACTCAATCGATATGACGAATACGCCGTGGAGGCTGCGTTGCGCCTGCGGGAAGCGGCCGGTCGCGGTTCGGTGGCGGTGGCCTCGGTCGGTCCGCCCCGGGTCGTGCAGGTGTTGCGCCGCGCGATGGGCATGGGCGCGGATCGCGGTTTTCACATTGCGGCGGACGCGAACCTCGACGCTCGTTCCATCGCCGCGTGCCTGGCGGAATTGTGCCGGCGGGAACGGTTTGATTTGGTCCTCGCGGGCGTGATGTCCGAAGACGCGATGCAGTCCGCCGTGGGGCCGATGATCGCGGCGTTGCTCGATTATCCCTGTGTCACCAATGTCGTCGACATGGGGCTCGACGAGGAATGCGACGCGGCGGTGACGCGCGAGGTGGAAGGCGGACGGCGCGAGATTTTCGCGCTGCGTTTCCCGGCGTTGGTGACGGTGCAAAGCGGGCCGAACAAGCCACGGTATCCGAAGCTGTCGCTGATGCTGCGCGCCAATCAAAGCGAAGTCGCGGAGTTGTCGGCTGTCGAGTTGGACGCCGGCTGCCGGGAGCGCGCGATCACGAAAATGGAGTTTCCGCAACAACATCGGCAGACACGGTTTTTGGCGGGTGACACCTCGGCGAAGGCAGCGGAACTGGCTCGGCTGCTGCGCGAGCGCCACTATTTCGCAACGGACAAGCGATGA